Proteins encoded together in one Sylvia atricapilla isolate bSylAtr1 chromosome 2, bSylAtr1.pri, whole genome shotgun sequence window:
- the ZDHHC23 gene encoding palmitoyltransferase ZDHHC23, which yields MEEPLCCCEYVDRRGRRNHLAACCCDCEELDDGCDRWLTCKSLPPGALERIADTIADRLRVPWFSGAVKINVSLVPPLVLLPVFLHVAALHFLLGLIILTSLPVVVLWYYYLTHRRKERTLFFLSLGLFSLGYMYYVFLREVVPRGHVEYSQVVVLTCGLILMLAALSRAKKDPGYLPIPAGNEEPSHQGLPNKSVRGSSSGLHGFSGAASSRAVNGEAKGYCRMSAEQPEGVKKDWCTKCQLVRPARAGHCRLCGRCVRRLDHHCVWINSCVGEQNHQAFILALSFFMLTSVYGITLTLHTICRGRTAFVALLYCPGAYSDYSSALSFTCVWYCAIVTAGMGYILLIQLLNISYNVTEREARLALRDNTGRRLLGGLVIDTGQYNRGLLCNWGHFLSLGSSPPQRSAEDIV from the exons aTGGAGGAGCCGCTCTGCTGCTGCGAGTACGTGGACCGGCGCGGCCGGCGCAACCACCTAGCGGCGTGCTGCTGCGACTGCGAGGAGCTGGACGACGGCTGCGACAG GTGGTTGACGTGCAAATCCTTGCCCCCGGGAGCGCTGGAGAGGATCGCCGACACCATCGCGGACCGGCTGCGGGTCCCCTGGTTCTCGGGGGCCGTGAAGATCAATGTCAGCCTCGTGCCGCCGCTCGTCTTGCTGCCCGTCTTCCTTCACGTTGCCGCCCTGCACTTCCTGCTGGGGCTCATCATCCTGACGTCCCTGCCCGTCGTGGTGCTGTGGTATTACTACCTCACCCACCGGAGGAAGGAACGGACTCTCTTCTTCCTGAGCCTAGGGCTCTTCTCCTTGGGATATATGTACTACGTGTTTCTCCGGGAGGTGGTTCCCCGGGGCCACGTGGAGTATTCCCAAGTGGTCGTTCTGACGTGTGGGTTAATTCTTATGCTTGCAGCCCTGTCCCGAGCCAAGAAGGACCCTGGCTAccttcccatcccagcaggCAACGAGGAGCCATCGCACCAGGGTTTGCCCAACAAGAGTGTTAGAGGGAGCTCCAGCGGGCTCCACGGCTTCtcaggtgctgccagcagccgTGCTGTGAATGGGGAGGCTAAAGGTTATTGCAGGATGTCAGCTGAGCAGCCAGAAGGTGTGAAAAAGGACTGGTGCACTAAATGCCAGCTAGTCAGGCCAGCCCGAGCAGGGCACTGCCGGCTTTGTGGCAGGTGTGTGAGGAGACTGGACCATCACTGTGTCTG GATTAACAGCTGTGTAGGAGAGCAGAACCATCAAGCTTTCATCCTTGCACTGTCCTTCTTCATGCTCACCTCTGTGTATGGGATTACCTTGACCCTGCACACCATCTGTAGGGGCCGAACTGCATTTGTGGCATTGCTCTACTGCCCCGGGGCCTATTCTGACTACAG ctctgctctgtcgTTCACCTGTGTGTGGTACTGTGCCATTGTAACAGCTGGCATGGGATACATCCTCCTCATCCAGCTGTTGAACATCAGCTACAACGTGACTGAGAGGGAAGCTCGGCTGGCTCTGCGGGACAACACCGGGCGCAGGCTGCTGGGCGGGTTAGTGATAGACACTGGCCAGTATAACAGGGGACTCCTGTGCAATTGGGGCCACTTCCTGAGCCTGGGCTCTTCTCCTCCACAGCGCTCTGCCGAGGACATCGTGTGA
- the CCDC191 gene encoding coiled-coil domain-containing protein 191 isoform X1: MALPGPRRGQPLPQRVDQTSEYGVSEAFSLQKSRCPQRPWGPVTRLETAERLQVHHEACEEAQELLSNWMKSQLQLELSDGEEDVNSVLQEEPSAAPPKYEHFDDLCSYLECEMESSSVQKYLQHLLQSEAVHCGIAKHLRLEEIKEKKQPTDPRINMELRHKQVKENRMRHQKALELQRQEESLKKAILSEARLRAQEEDKRKALQAKKEEEEIQREIVKLRKEMAEKKHTVEKVWRMEGKRREKTQKLSMQEMSAVSPALVLKKEEQEEEKERKTQELLCRIHTSRQRCLQQHFSAWLKVILEHRIKMGKARALADWRCQLKALRAWRNYTWAQKVEQETQQLEVHLQDQNRKNQLAVEHNQRRLLRCCFLAWQHWSRAEMEKRELQIKREQTKRKMEQLLEAVSLGKGGDRPLEANKPGTTEVNHHQDLQQDKPTETCLIQKEPDQTRDQSCWDVVHTSHFYRNPKFAWEITIKHASLSAQDQAVYRNQIATILQHFQAPGPKTPPAYGSCFQHRHAFQQRVIEEQRQQLEKQQELILKLQKNQKLNRDKEEAAQAMAITQTFNNSVSQTREEKQSRCKKTTPLSPPDSHGPENTRAAVQGRGPPSRLTSPHPILKGMEERAIQRAEQKKKIEEAKTRKAEEKLAQLKAEEEARQRKEAKEKEARQEKRREERRQQKLKELEKQRRLEKEQQLQKMARDHYEKVLLRKLGIVPWKRLREQAKENLLVAQRHHSLGLQRKCLMAWLQDAQQSLREKMSRAEDFYFHMLLRWGFRNWLKYKDYLSAEEERASTFHTVCLMRKCFWTWFDHIMEEKKAFWERLKIATEHSNKSLTLNAFRAWRQYPLLMKKEREREERRNQLRRRVAEILPNFQT, encoded by the exons ATGGCCCTCCCGGGGCCGCGCCGCGGGCAGCCCCTCCCGCAG AGAGTGGACCAAACCTCTGAGTATGGTGTCTCTGAAGCTTTCTCCCTTCAAAAATCAAGATGTCCACAAAGGCCTTGGGGTCCTGTGACACGTTTGGAAACTGCAGAACGGCTGCAAGTTCATCATGAGGCCTGTGAGGAAG cccaggagctgctcagtaACTGGATGAAGTCCCAACTGCAACTGGAGCTGAGCGATGGAGAAGAGGACGTTAACTCTGTCCTTCAGGAAGAGCCTTCTGCAGCCCCTCCAAAGTATGAGCACTTTGATG ACTTGTGCAGCTATCTGGAATGTGAAATGGAAAGTTCCTCTGTCCAGAAATACCTCCAGCATCTTTTGCAGAGTGAAGCTGTGCACTGTGGGATAGCAAAACACCTTAGACTTGAAGagatcaaggaaaaaaaacaacctacaGATCCACGAATAAACATGGAGCTCAGACACAAGCAG GTGAAAGAAAACCGAATGAGGCATCAGAAGGCTTTAGAGCTTCAGAGACAAGAAGAGTCCCTGAAGAAAGCAATTCTGTCTGAGGCCAGGCTCCGAGCACAGGAGGAGGACAAAAGGAAGGCCCTGCAGGCtaagaaggaggaggaggagatccaGAGGGAAATAGTGAAGCTGCGAAAGGAAATGGCTGAGAAGAAGCACACTGTGGAAAAAGTTTGGAGAAT ggaggggaagagacGAGAAAAAACTCAGAAGCTGTCAATGCAGGAGATGTCTGCTGTGTCACCAGCCCTGGTCCTGaagaaagaagagcaagaagaggagaaagagagaaagactCAGGAGTTGCTGTGCAGGATTCACACCAGTAGGCAGAGA TGCTTGCAACAACATTTCTCTGCCTGGCTGAAAGTCATTCTGGAGCATAGaattaaaatgggaaaagcCAGAGCCCTTGCTGACTGGAGATGCCAGCTGAAGGCCCTGCGAGCTTGGAGAAACTATACTTGGGCCCAGAAAGTAGAGCAGGAGACACAGCAACTGGAAGTTCATCTCCAAGATCAAAACAG GAAAAACCAACTGGCTGTGGAGCACAACCAGCGACGCCTCCTGCGCTGCTGCTTCCTGGCCTGGCAGCACTGGAGCCgagcagagatggaaaagcGAGAGCTGCAGATAAAGAGGGagcagacaaagagaaagatggaacagctgctggaggctgtgtCACTGGGGAAAGGTGGGGACAGGCCACTGGAGGCTAACAAGCCTGGGACAACAGAAGTAAATCATCATCAAGATTTACAGCAAGACAAG CCAACTGAAACTTGCCTCATACAGAAAGAGCCTGATCAGACCAGAGACCAGTCTTGTTGGGATGTTGTTCACACATCTCATTTCTACAGAAACCCCAAATTTGCCTGGGAGATTACCATTAAACATGCAAGCCTGAGTGCCCAGGACCAGGCTGTGTACAGGAATCAGATAGCCACAATCCTCCAGCATTTTCAGGCACCCGGTCCAAAGACACCTCCTGCTTATGGTAGTTGTTTTCAGCACCGTCACGCCTTCCAGCAACGTGTGAttgaggagcagaggcagcagcttgAGAAACAGCAAGAGCTGATCcttaaactgcagaaaaatcagaagctgAACAGAGATAAAGAAGAGGCAGCACAAGCTATGGCTATTACCCAGACGTTTAACAATTCTGTTTCTCAAaccagggaggaaaaacaatCCAGATGCAAGAAGACAACTCCTTTGAG CCCACCTGATTCTCATGGGCCAGAAAacacaagagcagcagtgcaagGCAGGGGGCCCCCCAGCCGGCTGACCTCACCTCATCCCATACTGAAAG GCATGGAGGAGAGAGCGATTCAGCGGGCagaacagaagaagaaaatagaagaagCCAAAACAcgaaaagcagaggaaaaattg GCCCAGCTGAAGGCTGAAGAGGAAGCACGACAGAGGAAGGAAgccaaggaaaaggaagcacGGCAGGAAAAGCGCCGGgaggagagaaggcagcagaagcTG aaagagctggaaaagcagaggaggctggagaaagagcagcagctccagaaaatGGCTAGAGATCACTATGAGAAAGTCCTTCTCAGAAAGCTGGGAATAGTgccatggaaaaggctgagggagcaaGCCAAGGAAAACCTACTG GTGGCACAAAGGCACCACAGCTTGGGCCTGCAGAGGAAATGCTTGATGGCTTGGCTGCAGGATGCCCAGCAGAGTCTCAGGGAGAAGATGTCTCGAGCTGAGGACTTCTATTTCCATATGTTACTGAGATGGGGCTTCAGGAACTGGCTAAAG TACAAGGATTATCTCTCTGCCGAGGAGGAGAGAGCAAGTACCTTCCACACGGTCTGCCTTATGAGGAAGTGCTTCTGGACATGGTTTGATCATatcatggaggaaaaaaaggcctTCTGGGAGAGGCTGAAGATTGCTACTGAACACAGTAACAA GAGCCTTACACTGAACGCATTCAGGGCATGGAGGCAGTACCCATTACTgatgaagaaggaaagggaaagagaagaaagaaggaaccAGCTACGCAGGAGAGTAGCTGAAATTCTCCCCAACTTCCAAACATGA
- the CCDC191 gene encoding coiled-coil domain-containing protein 191 isoform X2 — MEKRTLTLSFRKSLLQPLQNLCSYLECEMESSSVQKYLQHLLQSEAVHCGIAKHLRLEEIKEKKQPTDPRINMELRHKQVKENRMRHQKALELQRQEESLKKAILSEARLRAQEEDKRKALQAKKEEEEIQREIVKLRKEMAEKKHTVEKVWRMEGKRREKTQKLSMQEMSAVSPALVLKKEEQEEEKERKTQELLCRIHTSRQRCLQQHFSAWLKVILEHRIKMGKARALADWRCQLKALRAWRNYTWAQKVEQETQQLEVHLQDQNRKNQLAVEHNQRRLLRCCFLAWQHWSRAEMEKRELQIKREQTKRKMEQLLEAVSLGKGGDRPLEANKPGTTEVNHHQDLQQDKPTETCLIQKEPDQTRDQSCWDVVHTSHFYRNPKFAWEITIKHASLSAQDQAVYRNQIATILQHFQAPGPKTPPAYGSCFQHRHAFQQRVIEEQRQQLEKQQELILKLQKNQKLNRDKEEAAQAMAITQTFNNSVSQTREEKQSRCKKTTPLSPPDSHGPENTRAAVQGRGPPSRLTSPHPILKGMEERAIQRAEQKKKIEEAKTRKAEEKLAQLKAEEEARQRKEAKEKEARQEKRREERRQQKLKELEKQRRLEKEQQLQKMARDHYEKVLLRKLGIVPWKRLREQAKENLLVAQRHHSLGLQRKCLMAWLQDAQQSLREKMSRAEDFYFHMLLRWGFRNWLKYKDYLSAEEERASTFHTVCLMRKCFWTWFDHIMEEKKAFWERLKIATEHSNKSLTLNAFRAWRQYPLLMKKEREREERRNQLRRRVAEILPNFQT, encoded by the exons ATGGAGAAGAGGACGTTAACTCTGTCCTTCAGGAAGAGCCTTCTGCAGCCCCTCCAAA ACTTGTGCAGCTATCTGGAATGTGAAATGGAAAGTTCCTCTGTCCAGAAATACCTCCAGCATCTTTTGCAGAGTGAAGCTGTGCACTGTGGGATAGCAAAACACCTTAGACTTGAAGagatcaaggaaaaaaaacaacctacaGATCCACGAATAAACATGGAGCTCAGACACAAGCAG GTGAAAGAAAACCGAATGAGGCATCAGAAGGCTTTAGAGCTTCAGAGACAAGAAGAGTCCCTGAAGAAAGCAATTCTGTCTGAGGCCAGGCTCCGAGCACAGGAGGAGGACAAAAGGAAGGCCCTGCAGGCtaagaaggaggaggaggagatccaGAGGGAAATAGTGAAGCTGCGAAAGGAAATGGCTGAGAAGAAGCACACTGTGGAAAAAGTTTGGAGAAT ggaggggaagagacGAGAAAAAACTCAGAAGCTGTCAATGCAGGAGATGTCTGCTGTGTCACCAGCCCTGGTCCTGaagaaagaagagcaagaagaggagaaagagagaaagactCAGGAGTTGCTGTGCAGGATTCACACCAGTAGGCAGAGA TGCTTGCAACAACATTTCTCTGCCTGGCTGAAAGTCATTCTGGAGCATAGaattaaaatgggaaaagcCAGAGCCCTTGCTGACTGGAGATGCCAGCTGAAGGCCCTGCGAGCTTGGAGAAACTATACTTGGGCCCAGAAAGTAGAGCAGGAGACACAGCAACTGGAAGTTCATCTCCAAGATCAAAACAG GAAAAACCAACTGGCTGTGGAGCACAACCAGCGACGCCTCCTGCGCTGCTGCTTCCTGGCCTGGCAGCACTGGAGCCgagcagagatggaaaagcGAGAGCTGCAGATAAAGAGGGagcagacaaagagaaagatggaacagctgctggaggctgtgtCACTGGGGAAAGGTGGGGACAGGCCACTGGAGGCTAACAAGCCTGGGACAACAGAAGTAAATCATCATCAAGATTTACAGCAAGACAAG CCAACTGAAACTTGCCTCATACAGAAAGAGCCTGATCAGACCAGAGACCAGTCTTGTTGGGATGTTGTTCACACATCTCATTTCTACAGAAACCCCAAATTTGCCTGGGAGATTACCATTAAACATGCAAGCCTGAGTGCCCAGGACCAGGCTGTGTACAGGAATCAGATAGCCACAATCCTCCAGCATTTTCAGGCACCCGGTCCAAAGACACCTCCTGCTTATGGTAGTTGTTTTCAGCACCGTCACGCCTTCCAGCAACGTGTGAttgaggagcagaggcagcagcttgAGAAACAGCAAGAGCTGATCcttaaactgcagaaaaatcagaagctgAACAGAGATAAAGAAGAGGCAGCACAAGCTATGGCTATTACCCAGACGTTTAACAATTCTGTTTCTCAAaccagggaggaaaaacaatCCAGATGCAAGAAGACAACTCCTTTGAG CCCACCTGATTCTCATGGGCCAGAAAacacaagagcagcagtgcaagGCAGGGGGCCCCCCAGCCGGCTGACCTCACCTCATCCCATACTGAAAG GCATGGAGGAGAGAGCGATTCAGCGGGCagaacagaagaagaaaatagaagaagCCAAAACAcgaaaagcagaggaaaaattg GCCCAGCTGAAGGCTGAAGAGGAAGCACGACAGAGGAAGGAAgccaaggaaaaggaagcacGGCAGGAAAAGCGCCGGgaggagagaaggcagcagaagcTG aaagagctggaaaagcagaggaggctggagaaagagcagcagctccagaaaatGGCTAGAGATCACTATGAGAAAGTCCTTCTCAGAAAGCTGGGAATAGTgccatggaaaaggctgagggagcaaGCCAAGGAAAACCTACTG GTGGCACAAAGGCACCACAGCTTGGGCCTGCAGAGGAAATGCTTGATGGCTTGGCTGCAGGATGCCCAGCAGAGTCTCAGGGAGAAGATGTCTCGAGCTGAGGACTTCTATTTCCATATGTTACTGAGATGGGGCTTCAGGAACTGGCTAAAG TACAAGGATTATCTCTCTGCCGAGGAGGAGAGAGCAAGTACCTTCCACACGGTCTGCCTTATGAGGAAGTGCTTCTGGACATGGTTTGATCATatcatggaggaaaaaaaggcctTCTGGGAGAGGCTGAAGATTGCTACTGAACACAGTAACAA GAGCCTTACACTGAACGCATTCAGGGCATGGAGGCAGTACCCATTACTgatgaagaaggaaagggaaagagaagaaagaaggaaccAGCTACGCAGGAGAGTAGCTGAAATTCTCCCCAACTTCCAAACATGA
- the QTRT2 gene encoding queuine tRNA-ribosyltransferase accessory subunit 2 isoform X1, with translation MRLKLLGAGGGRLGSLSGLGRSGAGALALPGCLLYTRGGAAPHLSHDTLREVRGVPGVAHIALPALAEIHDVLEEYKEGAAKFMGMPDAVLYCSLHDPVTPCPSGYNTNKTVSLWGSSGRMEMTASKFMDIQRAIQPDWFQCISDGDTISGEAGRKRAKKSVDRSLSFLDMCLQLQEKSPELQRSVMFGAIEGGDILEERLRSARETAKRPVGGFLLDGFQGSAMAKETKLKLIASVTAELPEDKPRIIHGVGKPDEVLECIERGVDIFESFFPFQVTERGCALVFSYNYHPDPEATVLTQNGTQDLEKNGAQEGQEEVSKADPEMTPFEICLKDKKYHDDFGPLLEGCSCYCCQRHTRAYVHHLLVTNELLAGVLLMMHNFQHYFGFFSAIQEALRDRKLDQLKELVFRQGLHDLADATLRQ, from the exons ATGAGGCTGAAGCTGCTGGgtgcgggcggcgggcggctgGGCTCGCTGTCGGGGCTGGGCCGCAGCGGGGCCGGCGCGCTGGCGCTGCCCGGCTGCCTGCTGTACAcgcggggcggcgcggcgccGCACCTCAGCCACGACACGCTGCGGGAGGTGCGCGGCGTGCCCGGCGTGGCGCACATCGCCCTGCCCGCCCT GGCAGAAATTCATGACGTTCTGGAAGAGTATAAAGAAGGAGCTGCAAAATTTATGG GTATGCCAGATGCTGTGCTCTACTGCTCCCTTCATGACCCAGTCACTCCCTGCCCCTCTGGGTACAACACTAACAAG ACGGTCTCCCTGTGGGGAAGCTCAGGGCGCATGGAGATGACAGCTTCCAAGTTCATGGACATCCAGCGGGCCATCCAGCCAGACTGGTTCCAGTGCATCTCTGACGGAGACACCATCTCTGGGGAAGCTGGCAGAAAAAGAGCCAAGAAGTCTGTGGATAGGTCACTTTCCTTCTTGGATATGTGCCTTCAGCTGCAAGAAAAGTCACCG GAACTGCAAAGAAGTGTGATGTTTGGGGCAATTGAAGGTGGAGATATCTTGGAAGAGAGGCTCAGATCAGCCAGGGAGACTGCCAAGAGGCCCGTGGGTGGCTTTCTGCTAGATGGCTTCCAGGGAAGTGCCATGGCCAAGGAGACCAAGTTGAAACTGATAGCTtctgtcacagcagagctgccagaggaTAAACCAAG AATCATTCACGGTGTAGGCAAACCAGATGAGGTGCTTGAGTGCATTGAAAGGGGAGTGGACATTTTTGAGAGTTTCTTTCCCTTCCAAGTGACGGAGCGAGGTTGTGCCTTGGTTTTCAGTTACAACTACCATCCAGATCCTGAAGCAACAG tTTTAACACAAAATGGGACCCAGGACCTGGAGAAGAATGGTGCTCAAGAAGGCCAGGAGGAAGTCTCCAAAGCTGACCCAGAAATGACACCATTTGAGATCTGTCTGAAGGATAAAAA ATACCACGATGACTTTGGTCCTTTGCTGGAAGGATGCAGCTGTTACTGCTGTCAGAGGCACACTCGTGCCTACGTCCATCACCTCCTGGTGACCAACGAGCTGCTGGCCGGCGTCCTGCTCATGATGCACAACTTCCAGCACTACTTTGGTTTCTTCAGTGCCATTCAGGAGGCCTTAAGGGACAGGAAACTGGATCAACTCAAGGAGCTGGTCTTCAGGCAGGGACTGCATGATCTGGCAGATGCAACGCTGAGACAGTGA
- the QTRT2 gene encoding queuine tRNA-ribosyltransferase accessory subunit 2 isoform X2, which translates to MTFWKSIKKELQNLWTVSLWGSSGRMEMTASKFMDIQRAIQPDWFQCISDGDTISGEAGRKRAKKSVDRSLSFLDMCLQLQEKSPELQRSVMFGAIEGGDILEERLRSARETAKRPVGGFLLDGFQGSAMAKETKLKLIASVTAELPEDKPRIIHGVGKPDEVLECIERGVDIFESFFPFQVTERGCALVFSYNYHPDPEATVLTQNGTQDLEKNGAQEGQEEVSKADPEMTPFEICLKDKKYHDDFGPLLEGCSCYCCQRHTRAYVHHLLVTNELLAGVLLMMHNFQHYFGFFSAIQEALRDRKLDQLKELVFRQGLHDLADATLRQ; encoded by the exons ATGACGTTCTGGAAGAGTATAAAGAAGGAGCTGCAAAATTTATGG ACGGTCTCCCTGTGGGGAAGCTCAGGGCGCATGGAGATGACAGCTTCCAAGTTCATGGACATCCAGCGGGCCATCCAGCCAGACTGGTTCCAGTGCATCTCTGACGGAGACACCATCTCTGGGGAAGCTGGCAGAAAAAGAGCCAAGAAGTCTGTGGATAGGTCACTTTCCTTCTTGGATATGTGCCTTCAGCTGCAAGAAAAGTCACCG GAACTGCAAAGAAGTGTGATGTTTGGGGCAATTGAAGGTGGAGATATCTTGGAAGAGAGGCTCAGATCAGCCAGGGAGACTGCCAAGAGGCCCGTGGGTGGCTTTCTGCTAGATGGCTTCCAGGGAAGTGCCATGGCCAAGGAGACCAAGTTGAAACTGATAGCTtctgtcacagcagagctgccagaggaTAAACCAAG AATCATTCACGGTGTAGGCAAACCAGATGAGGTGCTTGAGTGCATTGAAAGGGGAGTGGACATTTTTGAGAGTTTCTTTCCCTTCCAAGTGACGGAGCGAGGTTGTGCCTTGGTTTTCAGTTACAACTACCATCCAGATCCTGAAGCAACAG tTTTAACACAAAATGGGACCCAGGACCTGGAGAAGAATGGTGCTCAAGAAGGCCAGGAGGAAGTCTCCAAAGCTGACCCAGAAATGACACCATTTGAGATCTGTCTGAAGGATAAAAA ATACCACGATGACTTTGGTCCTTTGCTGGAAGGATGCAGCTGTTACTGCTGTCAGAGGCACACTCGTGCCTACGTCCATCACCTCCTGGTGACCAACGAGCTGCTGGCCGGCGTCCTGCTCATGATGCACAACTTCCAGCACTACTTTGGTTTCTTCAGTGCCATTCAGGAGGCCTTAAGGGACAGGAAACTGGATCAACTCAAGGAGCTGGTCTTCAGGCAGGGACTGCATGATCTGGCAGATGCAACGCTGAGACAGTGA